A genomic region of Mus musculus strain C57BL/6J chromosome 7, GRCm38.p6 C57BL/6J contains the following coding sequences:
- the Scgb2b21 gene encoding secretoglobin, family 2B, member 21 precursor: protein MKGTLLLLGLLVTGELSFQTTEACVPFFEGYASVVSGSRVWMYQEFQAFDATAEEKVALEKIQGCYREESLRNILLEPKIMEAMVASPECLSYYSSNNIRCILDLLSKLLGQ, encoded by the exons ATGAAGGGAACACTTCTTCTGCTGGGCTTGCTGGTGACTGGAGAGCTGAGCTTCCAGACAA CAGAAGCATGTGTTCCTTTCTTTGAAGGCTATGCAAGTGTTGTCTCTGGAAGTAGGGTGTGGATGTATCAAGAATTCCAGGCATTCGATGCTACTGCAGAGGAAAAGGTGGCCTTGGAAAAAATCCAGGGCTGCTACAGAGAGGAGAGTTTAAGAAACATACTTCTGGAACCCAAAATTATG GAAGCTATGGTTGCCAGCCCAGAATGCCTGTCATACTATAGTAGTAACAATATAAGATGCATTTTAGACCTTCTTTCGAAGCTATTAGGACAATAG
- the Scgb2b21 gene encoding secretoglobin, family 2B, member 21 isoform X1 — MKGTLLLLGLLVTGELSFQTTEACVPFFEGYASVVSGSRVWMYQEFQAFDATAEEKEAMVASPECLSYYSSNNIRCILDLLSKLLGQ, encoded by the exons ATGAAGGGAACACTTCTTCTGCTGGGCTTGCTGGTGACTGGAGAGCTGAGCTTCCAGACAA CAGAAGCATGTGTTCCTTTCTTTGAAGGCTATGCAAGTGTTGTCTCTGGAAGTAGGGTGTGGATGTATCAAGAATTCCAGGCATTCGATGCTACTGCAGAGGAAAAG GAAGCTATGGTTGCCAGCCCAGAATGCCTGTCATACTATAGTAGTAACAATATAAGATGCATTTTAGACCTTCTTTCGAAGCTATTAGGACAATAG